One part of the Bacillus sp. FJAT-45350 genome encodes these proteins:
- a CDS encoding DUF4367 domain-containing protein, whose amino-acid sequence MRKKFLINLSENLLFRVLVSAVLTAVLYSVVDAIYMYIVHGIQFVNTFGFTLKDTLSIFIVGGVPLAYVIERVTSKKSEDSRYKRNLFLYSLAGLSLIFISLIIVIGRPVTEVFMSPSHYLVGVMSGLLFYHVYLLIIHYINKDYKPKFFPQRVVSIFLFCFIMIIFAIAVPEDTYRTIEGYDTMEQAIEELPYEIKTPTVLPENVSLDWVAVLEKEFEEQALTRIFYREENEDSFVVDITKEEIEFLEIYDLDSVTLNGIEATLGHTDFGDQKLVWIDEGLYYSIETLHIILSEEELIEIAQSFR is encoded by the coding sequence ATGAGGAAAAAGTTCTTAATAAATCTTAGTGAAAATCTGCTGTTTAGAGTATTAGTTTCAGCGGTATTAACTGCAGTATTATATAGCGTGGTCGATGCAATTTACATGTATATAGTTCATGGGATACAGTTTGTGAACACATTTGGATTTACTTTAAAAGATACTCTTTCAATATTTATAGTAGGGGGCGTTCCGTTAGCTTATGTAATTGAAAGAGTGACGAGTAAGAAAAGCGAAGATAGTCGATATAAACGGAATTTGTTTTTATATAGCCTAGCTGGTCTGTCATTAATATTTATTTCGTTGATTATAGTGATAGGAAGGCCAGTAACTGAAGTTTTCATGTCTCCTTCTCATTATTTAGTTGGTGTGATGTCTGGTCTTCTTTTTTATCATGTATATTTGCTTATCATTCATTACATAAACAAGGATTATAAACCGAAATTCTTTCCACAACGGGTTGTTTCAATATTTTTATTTTGCTTTATTATGATTATCTTTGCGATTGCAGTTCCTGAAGATACATACAGAACTATCGAAGGTTACGATACAATGGAACAAGCTATTGAGGAATTACCTTATGAGATAAAAACACCTACTGTTCTTCCTGAAAATGTTTCTTTAGACTGGGTTGCCGTTTTGGAAAAGGAATTTGAGGAACAAGCACTGACAAGAATTTTTTATCGTGAAGAAAATGAAGATAGCTTTGTAGTTGATATTACGAAAGAAGAAATTGAATTTTTAGAAATCTATGATTTGGATTCTGTTACTTTAAATGGAATAGAGGCTACCCTCGGTCATACTGATTTTGGAGATCAAAAATTAGTTTGGATTGATGAGGGGCTATATTATAGTATCGAGACATTGCATATTATCTTAAGTGAAGAGGAATTAATAGAAATCGCCCAATCCTTTCGATAA
- a CDS encoding polysaccharide deacetylase family protein has product MKEKILKSLLVIALLLGVQTSGMVAFANEDSPREVEPEWWWNKEKEDDEKYRNLEGGTEKQERAARQQPVSNIVLQQQYPETVILQGPTTENKIALTFDDGPDPRYTEQVLDILAEYNVPATFFVMGSRAIAFPEMVERMDAEGHIVGNHTYWHPNLVEKGDIPTLEREIERTEDVLNDIVGYRTSLFRAPYGFLYGELVEKVAEMNYSVIVWSVDSLDWQEDPPAVIASNVLDNVHPGAIILMHDGGDWDADRTNTIESLRQIIPTLQEQGYEFVTVPNLLNIPYQK; this is encoded by the coding sequence ATGAAAGAGAAAATTTTAAAGTCATTATTAGTTATTGCTTTACTCCTTGGTGTTCAAACTTCTGGGATGGTTGCATTCGCTAATGAGGATTCCCCACGAGAAGTTGAACCAGAGTGGTGGTGGAACAAGGAGAAGGAAGATGATGAGAAATATCGTAACCTTGAAGGAGGAACTGAAAAGCAGGAAAGAGCAGCTCGTCAACAGCCTGTTTCAAATATCGTCCTTCAACAGCAGTATCCCGAGACGGTAATCCTACAAGGTCCGACAACAGAAAACAAAATTGCGTTAACATTTGATGATGGACCAGATCCTCGCTACACTGAGCAAGTACTTGATATACTTGCGGAATACAACGTACCTGCTACATTTTTTGTCATGGGTTCAAGAGCTATTGCATTTCCAGAAATGGTAGAAAGAATGGACGCTGAAGGACACATTGTTGGGAACCATACATATTGGCATCCGAACCTAGTAGAAAAAGGTGACATTCCAACACTTGAAAGAGAAATTGAAAGAACAGAAGATGTATTAAATGATATTGTTGGCTATCGTACAAGCTTATTCCGTGCACCATATGGCTTTTTATATGGAGAGCTAGTTGAGAAGGTAGCTGAGATGAATTACTCCGTTATTGTCTGGTCGGTTGATTCGTTAGATTGGCAAGAGGACCCGCCTGCAGTGATTGCTTCAAATGTTCTTGACAATGTTCACCCAGGAGCTATCATTTTAATGCATGATGGCGGTGATTGGGATGCCGACCGAACAAATACAATTGAATCATTACGTCAAATCATTCCAACATTACAAGAGCAAGGGTATGAATTCGTAACCGTACCAAACTTATTAAATATCCCATATCAAAAATAA
- a CDS encoding MFS transporter, which translates to MARITEWNPENEEFWEKEGKRHARRNLWISVPTLMLAFIVWQIWSVVAVRLNDIGFQFTAEQLFTLAAIPGLVGASLRFIYTFAVGKFGGRNWVVFSTGILVFPAIGIGFAVQNPDTPYWVMLLLAALCGVGGGNFSSALANISFFYPKKEKGTALGINGGLGNMGVSVVQFVTPLIITVGTFAFIGGEAQVLPDGSQIWLQNAAFVWVIPIIIMTIIAYFGMDNLPTAKQSVKEQFVIVKRKHTWVMTWLYVATFGSFIGYAAAFPLLLRSTFPEYVSLAFLGAFLAAAFRPVGGWLSDKLGGAKVTAYVLVVMSAGALSVIYFLGQNLFSGFLLSFLILFIAAGIGSGSTFQMIPIIFPVKEAAPVLGFTAAFAAYGSFFIPKLFGWSMSNTGTPITALYFFIAFYAISIVLNYYYYQRKNAEIKC; encoded by the coding sequence ATGGCACGTATAACAGAATGGAATCCAGAAAATGAAGAATTCTGGGAAAAAGAAGGAAAAAGACATGCAAGGAGAAACCTTTGGATATCAGTACCAACATTAATGCTTGCTTTTATTGTATGGCAAATCTGGTCAGTTGTTGCAGTTCGCTTAAATGATATCGGCTTCCAATTTACAGCTGAGCAATTATTCACACTTGCTGCAATACCTGGTCTTGTTGGTGCTTCATTACGTTTCATATATACATTCGCAGTAGGAAAATTTGGCGGTAGAAACTGGGTAGTGTTCTCAACAGGTATTCTTGTTTTTCCAGCTATCGGGATAGGGTTTGCAGTACAAAATCCTGATACACCTTATTGGGTAATGCTTCTTTTAGCTGCACTTTGTGGAGTTGGTGGAGGAAACTTCTCATCTGCACTTGCTAACATTAGTTTCTTTTATCCGAAAAAAGAAAAAGGAACAGCTCTTGGTATTAATGGTGGTTTAGGAAATATGGGGGTATCCGTCGTTCAATTTGTCACTCCTCTAATCATTACAGTAGGTACATTTGCTTTCATTGGTGGCGAAGCACAAGTATTACCTGACGGCTCTCAAATTTGGTTGCAAAATGCGGCATTCGTTTGGGTTATTCCAATTATTATTATGACCATTATCGCTTACTTTGGAATGGATAACCTTCCAACAGCCAAGCAATCGGTAAAAGAACAATTCGTTATCGTTAAAAGAAAACATACATGGGTTATGACATGGCTATATGTAGCAACTTTCGGTTCATTTATCGGATATGCAGCCGCATTTCCATTATTGCTACGTTCCACATTTCCAGAGTATGTATCACTTGCGTTTTTAGGAGCATTTTTAGCAGCTGCATTCCGTCCAGTCGGTGGTTGGCTTTCTGATAAACTTGGTGGAGCTAAGGTTACTGCTTATGTCCTTGTTGTAATGTCAGCTGGTGCACTTTCGGTCATTTATTTTCTTGGACAAAATCTATTTAGTGGATTCCTACTATCGTTTCTAATATTATTTATTGCTGCTGGTATAGGGTCTGGTTCAACATTCCAAATGATTCCTATTATCTTCCCAGTAAAAGAAGCAGCACCTGTATTAGGATTTACTGCAGCATTCGCAGCATATGGTTCATTTTTTATACCAAAACTATTTGGTTGGTCTATGTCTAACACCGGTACACCGATTACAGCATTATATTTCTTCATCGCCTTTTACGCGATTTCTATCGTTCTAAATTACTATTACTATCAACGAAAAAACGCAGAAATAAAATGCTAA
- the pflB gene encoding formate C-acetyltransferase: protein MTHPEFLKKGIWSKEINLRDFIQKNYAPYTGDDTFLVAATDNTKKLWAQVMELTKEERENGGVYDLDTEIVSTITSHGPAYLDKDKETVVGFQTDKPFKRSLQPYGGIRMAATACESYGYEVDGEVDRFFTDHRKTHNQGVFDAYTDDMKTARKIGIITGLPDAYGRGRIIGDYRRVALYGVDFLINEKKKDLQETGPRMSEDLIRLREELAEQIRALQELKELATSYGFDISDPAENAKEAFQWLYFGYLAAIKEQNGAAMSLGRVSTFLDIYIENDIKEGTMTEEEAQELVDHFVMKLRLVKFARTPEYNDLFSGDPTWVTESIGGVGIDGRPLVTKTSFRFIHTLTNLGPAPEPNLTILWSTNLPENFKRYCAEMSIKTSSIQYENDDLMREEFGDDYGIACCVSAMKIGKQMQFFGARANLAKALLYAINGGVDEQTKTQVTPMFEKIRGDYLEFDEVMAKYDQVLDWLAELYINTLNVIHFMHDKYNYERIEMALHDKDVLRTMATGIAGLSVVADSLSAIKHSKVKVIRDENGIAVDYVIEGDYPQFGNNDDRVDEIAEEIVTCFMKKLKKHDTYRNAKTTMSILTITSNVVYGKKTGNTPDGRKDGEPFAPGANPLHGRDKKGALASLNSVAKLPYHHSLDGISNTFSIVPKALGKESNDRITNLVAILDGYSEKFGHHLNINVFDRETLLDAMEHPELYPQLTIRVSGYAVNFIKLTREQQLDVINRTFHESLGR from the coding sequence ATGACACATCCTGAGTTTTTGAAAAAAGGAATTTGGAGTAAAGAAATTAACTTAAGAGATTTTATTCAAAAAAACTACGCACCGTATACTGGTGATGATACATTCCTAGTAGCGGCAACAGATAATACAAAGAAGTTATGGGCTCAAGTGATGGAGCTAACGAAAGAAGAAAGAGAGAACGGTGGTGTCTACGATTTAGATACAGAAATCGTTTCTACTATTACATCACATGGTCCTGCTTATTTAGATAAAGATAAGGAAACAGTTGTTGGATTTCAAACAGACAAGCCATTTAAACGGTCGTTACAGCCTTATGGTGGTATTCGAATGGCAGCTACTGCATGTGAATCATATGGCTATGAAGTAGATGGAGAAGTGGATCGCTTCTTCACCGATCATCGCAAAACTCATAATCAAGGAGTATTCGATGCCTATACAGATGATATGAAAACTGCTAGAAAAATAGGGATTATTACTGGGCTTCCAGATGCATATGGACGTGGAAGAATAATTGGAGATTACCGTAGGGTTGCTTTATACGGTGTAGATTTCTTAATTAACGAAAAGAAAAAGGATTTACAAGAAACAGGTCCAAGAATGTCAGAAGATTTGATTCGTTTACGTGAAGAATTAGCGGAACAAATTAGAGCACTTCAAGAATTAAAAGAGCTAGCAACTTCATATGGCTTTGATATTTCTGATCCAGCGGAAAATGCAAAGGAAGCTTTTCAGTGGTTATACTTTGGCTATCTAGCAGCAATTAAAGAGCAAAATGGAGCTGCAATGAGTCTTGGTCGTGTATCTACATTCTTAGATATTTATATTGAGAATGATATAAAAGAAGGAACGATGACAGAGGAAGAGGCACAAGAATTAGTCGATCATTTTGTCATGAAGCTTCGCCTTGTGAAATTTGCTAGAACACCGGAATATAATGACTTATTTAGTGGAGACCCAACATGGGTAACAGAATCAATCGGTGGTGTAGGAATTGATGGGCGTCCATTAGTAACGAAAACATCATTCCGTTTTATTCATACGCTTACAAACTTAGGACCAGCACCAGAGCCAAATTTGACGATACTTTGGTCAACGAATCTACCTGAAAACTTCAAACGCTATTGTGCTGAAATGTCGATTAAGACAAGCTCAATTCAATATGAAAATGATGATTTAATGCGTGAAGAATTTGGAGACGACTACGGAATTGCTTGTTGTGTATCAGCAATGAAAATTGGAAAACAAATGCAGTTTTTTGGAGCTAGAGCTAATTTAGCGAAAGCGTTATTGTATGCAATTAATGGTGGAGTCGATGAGCAAACGAAAACACAGGTAACTCCAATGTTTGAAAAAATTCGAGGCGATTATTTAGAATTTGATGAAGTGATGGCTAAGTATGACCAAGTGCTTGACTGGTTAGCGGAGCTATATATAAACACATTAAATGTCATTCATTTCATGCACGATAAATACAATTATGAGCGAATTGAAATGGCTCTACATGACAAAGATGTACTAAGAACGATGGCAACTGGAATTGCTGGATTGTCGGTAGTAGCTGATTCACTTAGTGCGATCAAGCATAGCAAAGTGAAAGTAATTCGAGATGAGAATGGAATTGCTGTTGATTATGTAATTGAAGGAGATTATCCGCAATTCGGAAATAACGATGACCGTGTAGATGAAATTGCTGAAGAGATTGTGACATGCTTCATGAAGAAGTTAAAGAAGCATGACACATATCGTAATGCGAAAACAACGATGTCGATACTGACTATTACATCAAACGTTGTCTATGGAAAGAAAACAGGGAACACACCAGATGGACGAAAAGATGGTGAGCCGTTTGCTCCAGGAGCGAATCCGCTACATGGAAGAGACAAAAAGGGTGCACTTGCTTCTTTAAACTCAGTGGCGAAGTTACCTTATCACCATTCATTAGATGGAATTTCTAACACATTTTCTATCGTGCCAAAAGCATTGGGGAAAGAGTCAAATGACCGAATCACAAATTTAGTTGCGATATTAGATGGTTATTCTGAAAAATTTGGTCATCACTTAAATATCAATGTATTTGATAGGGAAACGCTTCTTGATGCAATGGAACATCCAGAACTATATCCGCAGTTAACAATTCGTGTATCAGGATATGCAGTTAATTTTATTAAGTTGACAAGAGAACAGCAACTAGATGTCATTAACCGTACATTCCATGAGTCACTTGGAAGATAG
- the pflA gene encoding pyruvate formate-lyase-activating protein, giving the protein MKGYVHSVETSGMVDGPGIRYVIFTQGCLLRCQFCHNPDTWEQKKGKTTSVDELIADIETYIPYLKRSNGGVTVSGGEPLLQIDFLIELFKRCKQLGLHTTIDTSAGCVSKTTDFLNSLEELVKYTDLFLLDIKHIDNEKHKELTTVPNNHILEFAKLLSEKQIPIWLRHVLIPGINDQDEHIQSLASFINTLNNVEKVEVLPYHQLGVYKWEELGIPYPLADVNPPDKETIEKAHRILGIKE; this is encoded by the coding sequence ATGAAGGGATATGTTCATTCAGTTGAAACGTCAGGTATGGTTGATGGACCTGGGATACGCTATGTCATTTTTACACAAGGTTGCCTTTTAAGATGTCAGTTTTGTCATAATCCTGATACGTGGGAACAAAAAAAAGGAAAAACAACATCTGTAGATGAGCTTATTGCTGATATTGAAACGTATATACCATATTTAAAGCGCTCTAATGGTGGTGTCACAGTTAGTGGTGGAGAACCATTATTGCAAATCGATTTCTTAATAGAATTATTTAAAAGATGCAAACAGTTAGGACTCCACACAACAATTGATACATCAGCTGGTTGTGTTTCGAAGACTACAGATTTTTTAAATTCACTTGAAGAATTAGTCAAATATACTGATTTGTTTTTATTAGATATTAAGCATATTGATAATGAAAAGCATAAAGAACTTACAACTGTTCCTAATAATCATATTTTAGAGTTTGCGAAGCTTCTTTCTGAAAAACAAATACCGATTTGGTTACGTCATGTTCTTATTCCGGGAATTAATGATCAAGACGAACACATACAGAGCTTGGCTTCATTTATTAACACATTAAATAATGTAGAGAAAGTTGAAGTGTTACCATACCATCAATTAGGAGTATACAAATGGGAAGAGCTAGGAATTCCATATCCATTAGCTGATGTTAATCCACCTGATAAAGAGACGATAGAAAAAGCACATAGGATTTTAGGAATTAAGGAATGA
- a CDS encoding methyl-accepting chemotaxis protein, whose protein sequence is MEFKLGTKINLIVIAIIMLLSTIVGFVVHQQMTKGIEEFATEKARADLTFAYRYIDTLYPGDWTIESNQLYKGSILMNDNYGVVDTIGDDTGDTVTIFLGDTRISTNVIVDGQRAVNTKVSPEVAHVVLNEGNNYYGKAEVAGYMYQTAYMPIKESTGEVIGISYVGASQEIIDQTIASFLKIFLSVLFIVIVISMLIVYLFTRALKRRLTIISNALASAGNGDFTIAVDDQSSDELGELSTSYNTMREKLNTMINQVKDSSYQVAASSEQLHAGSEQASKATEQITDAIQVVADGAENQTVNVNESSIALDELAVGINQMAENALVISDASSNTSKKAERGGNYVEKTVQQIHAIHTSVDTSGQAIKLLEKRSEQIGDISNVINKLAAQTNLLALNASIEASRAGDHGKGFAVVATEVGKLAEQSQRSSTQISNLIDEIRSEIVHSNHSIEQVKQDVQTGLSIVEHTDTSFKEIVQAMREMGGQIDNMVSTAEQLSAYSEEVSAAINGIKSVSKETSAQTQNVVASTEEQLASMEEIAASANSLATMANTLQELVSKFRV, encoded by the coding sequence ATGGAATTCAAGTTAGGTACAAAAATTAATTTAATTGTTATAGCAATTATCATGCTATTATCAACAATTGTAGGTTTTGTTGTTCATCAACAAATGACGAAGGGAATTGAAGAGTTTGCTACGGAAAAGGCCAGAGCAGATTTAACTTTTGCATATCGTTATATCGACACTCTTTATCCAGGTGATTGGACGATAGAAAGTAATCAGTTGTATAAAGGTTCTATATTAATGAATGATAATTATGGTGTAGTGGATACAATTGGTGATGATACAGGTGATACTGTAACAATTTTTCTAGGGGATACTCGTATCTCTACAAATGTGATTGTAGATGGACAAAGAGCGGTTAATACGAAAGTCTCTCCTGAAGTTGCTCATGTTGTATTAAATGAAGGCAATAACTATTACGGTAAAGCAGAAGTCGCAGGGTATATGTATCAAACAGCTTATATGCCAATAAAAGAAAGTACAGGAGAGGTAATTGGTATATCTTATGTAGGAGCTTCACAAGAAATTATTGACCAAACTATTGCTTCATTTTTGAAAATATTTCTTTCTGTTTTATTCATTGTAATTGTTATTTCAATGTTAATCGTTTATTTGTTTACACGAGCATTAAAGAGAAGGTTGACGATAATATCTAATGCGTTAGCTTCAGCTGGTAATGGTGACTTTACTATAGCTGTAGATGACCAATCTAGTGACGAGTTAGGAGAACTTTCTACGAGCTATAATACAATGAGAGAAAAGCTCAATACGATGATTAACCAAGTGAAGGATTCTTCCTATCAAGTAGCCGCATCTTCAGAACAATTACATGCAGGTTCAGAACAAGCAAGTAAAGCGACGGAGCAAATTACTGATGCCATCCAAGTAGTTGCGGATGGTGCAGAAAATCAAACAGTTAATGTAAATGAAAGCTCAATTGCACTTGATGAACTAGCGGTCGGAATCAATCAGATGGCTGAAAATGCATTAGTAATCTCTGATGCTAGTTCAAACACTAGTAAAAAAGCGGAGCGAGGTGGTAACTATGTTGAAAAGACTGTACAGCAAATTCATGCTATTCATACCTCTGTAGATACTAGTGGTCAAGCTATTAAATTATTAGAGAAACGCTCGGAGCAGATTGGTGATATTTCAAATGTGATAAATAAATTAGCAGCTCAAACAAATTTATTAGCATTAAATGCTTCAATTGAAGCATCTCGAGCTGGAGACCACGGTAAAGGCTTTGCAGTGGTAGCTACAGAGGTTGGGAAGTTAGCTGAGCAATCACAAAGGTCATCAACTCAAATCTCTAATTTAATCGATGAAATTAGGAGTGAAATTGTACATTCAAATCATTCGATTGAACAGGTGAAACAAGATGTACAAACTGGATTAAGTATTGTTGAACATACAGATACTAGTTTTAAGGAAATAGTCCAAGCTATGAGAGAAATGGGGGGGCAAATAGATAATATGGTTTCTACTGCAGAGCAATTATCTGCCTATTCTGAGGAAGTATCAGCAGCTATTAATGGAATCAAATCTGTTTCTAAAGAAACCTCAGCTCAAACCCAAAATGTTGTTGCTTCAACTGAAGAACAATTAGCATCTATGGAGGAAATTGCAGCTTCAGCTAACTCGTTAGCAACAATGGCAAATACGTTACAAGAGTTAGTTAGTAAATTTAGAGTGTAA
- a CDS encoding PstS family phosphate ABC transporter substrate-binding protein, whose translation MNSTIVLKIVYSVILVALIGFFGFIGAVLTALMGGVKFYTPLVIVIAVGIAIIMILAIFKVVKPKKLMISAISFFVLCLVAIGGYELYNSYYESIEMVNDQEVDLLEYQPFHELSKVVSLEKESTLKIESDLPILDGATALYPLYSAFVKATYPEEEYRLDRSEVTATKTNQAYRNLINGDVDIIFAAGPSERQLSEAKSKGVELHVTPIGREAFVFFVNARNPVESLTIQQIQDIYSGKITNWKDVGGNNESIRAFQRPNDSGSQTALENLMGDIPLMEAPTEDVVAGMGGIIEQTSNYRNFKNAIGYSFRYYSTEMVQNGEIRHLAIEGVYPDKESIHNHEYPISAEFYAITAGSDNPNIDRFIDWILSEQGQHLVEKTGYVPVREY comes from the coding sequence ATGAACTCAACGATAGTGCTTAAAATAGTATACTCTGTAATTTTAGTAGCATTAATTGGTTTTTTTGGTTTTATCGGAGCAGTTTTGACAGCCCTGATGGGTGGTGTGAAATTTTATACACCTCTTGTCATTGTGATAGCAGTTGGAATCGCAATTATTATGATTCTAGCAATTTTTAAAGTTGTCAAACCGAAAAAGCTGATGATTAGTGCTATAAGTTTTTTCGTATTATGTCTTGTCGCCATTGGAGGTTATGAACTATATAATTCTTATTACGAAAGTATTGAAATGGTAAATGACCAGGAAGTAGATTTACTAGAATATCAACCTTTTCACGAACTATCGAAAGTAGTTTCGTTAGAAAAGGAATCTACACTAAAAATAGAAAGCGACCTGCCAATTCTAGATGGAGCAACTGCACTTTATCCTTTGTATTCCGCTTTTGTTAAAGCTACATATCCTGAAGAAGAGTATCGATTGGACAGAAGTGAGGTAACGGCAACAAAAACAAATCAAGCTTATCGAAATTTGATAAATGGTGATGTTGATATAATTTTTGCTGCAGGACCATCAGAAAGGCAATTAAGTGAAGCAAAGAGTAAAGGCGTTGAGTTACATGTAACACCAATCGGCCGTGAAGCCTTTGTCTTTTTTGTTAATGCTAGAAATCCAGTTGAAAGTCTTACAATACAGCAAATCCAGGACATCTATTCAGGGAAAATTACAAACTGGAAAGATGTTGGTGGAAATAATGAATCAATTCGGGCGTTTCAACGACCTAATGACAGTGGAAGTCAAACAGCACTAGAGAACTTGATGGGGGATATCCCGTTAATGGAGGCTCCAACTGAAGATGTGGTAGCTGGAATGGGTGGAATAATAGAACAGACATCCAACTACCGTAATTTTAAGAATGCTATAGGTTATTCATTCCGTTATTATTCAACGGAAATGGTTCAAAACGGCGAGATTCGCCATCTAGCAATTGAAGGTGTCTATCCAGATAAAGAGTCAATTCATAACCATGAATATCCAATATCTGCTGAATTTTATGCGATAACAGCAGGAAGTGATAACCCGAATATTGATAGATTTATTGATTGGATATTGTCTGAGCAAGGTCAACATTTAGTGGAAAAAACAGGGTATGTACCAGTTAGAGAATACTAA
- a CDS encoding TIGR01777 family oxidoreductase, translating to MNKKIVLAGGSGFLGQSLARFLVNKGYEVIILTRGKSAVHDDVKYVQWDGKRLDEWVEAIEGSYAIVNFTGKSVNCIYTKGNKKEIISSRLHSVKVLQDAIRNCKQPPKAFVQAGSLAIFGDTTEVCDEYSPHGDGFSVHVCKQWEESFLKESFPNTRQVLLRIGFALGKGGGALEPLIKLVKYNLGGTVGSGKQYISWLHIDDLNEMFLEAIENESYSGIYNATGPSPVTNKEFMKTLRKVVGKGWSPPAPTPFVWLGAYVLMQTEPSLALTGRNCIPKRLQESGFIFQYTDLEKALENLVR from the coding sequence ATGAACAAAAAAATTGTCCTTGCAGGTGGAAGTGGTTTTCTTGGTCAATCGCTAGCTAGGTTTCTAGTAAATAAAGGGTATGAAGTTATTATTTTAACTAGAGGAAAATCGGCTGTTCACGATGATGTAAAGTACGTACAGTGGGATGGTAAACGTCTTGATGAATGGGTTGAGGCGATTGAAGGAAGTTATGCAATTGTGAACTTTACTGGAAAAAGTGTAAATTGTATTTATACCAAAGGGAATAAAAAAGAGATTATCTCGTCAAGGTTACATTCAGTTAAGGTGTTGCAGGATGCGATAAGGAATTGTAAGCAACCACCTAAAGCTTTTGTGCAAGCTGGTTCTTTAGCTATATTTGGTGATACTACCGAAGTTTGTGATGAATACTCACCACATGGAGACGGTTTCTCAGTTCATGTTTGTAAGCAATGGGAAGAAAGTTTTTTAAAAGAATCATTCCCAAATACCCGCCAAGTGTTACTAAGAATTGGTTTTGCATTAGGAAAGGGTGGAGGGGCACTTGAGCCTTTAATAAAATTAGTAAAATATAATCTCGGTGGCACAGTTGGTTCAGGGAAACAATATATTAGTTGGTTACATATTGATGATTTAAATGAAATGTTTCTTGAGGCAATTGAAAACGAGAGCTACAGTGGGATTTACAACGCAACGGGACCAAGTCCAGTTACAAATAAAGAGTTTATGAAAACGCTAAGAAAAGTGGTAGGAAAAGGGTGGTCACCGCCAGCCCCAACTCCCTTTGTTTGGTTAGGAGCATATGTACTCATGCAAACAGAACCGAGCTTAGCATTAACGGGAAGGAACTGTATACCGAAAAGGTTACAAGAGAGTGGCTTTATATTTCAATATACGGATTTAGAAAAAGCATTAGAAAATTTAGTGCGATAA
- a CDS encoding CBO0543 family protein: MHILTAIISIIVVYFKGDWKNWQKYQATILFIALGNLTYNFLTANYFLWRMEADFISNHTLTEMVYTFIVFPATVILFIGNYPNTKLKQFLHTIQWIGIYAIWEAVFIYTGHIIYQYEWTLWWSIAFLCVMFPLLKLHETRPLLTYFLSALVAVAVLWWFEVPVHVPVEVRNQV; encoded by the coding sequence ATGCATATCTTAACTGCCATAATTAGTATTATTGTTGTTTACTTTAAGGGAGATTGGAAAAATTGGCAGAAATATCAAGCGACGATTCTATTTATAGCCCTAGGTAACTTAACCTATAATTTTTTAACAGCAAATTATTTTCTTTGGAGAATGGAAGCAGATTTTATTTCTAACCATACATTAACTGAAATGGTCTATACCTTTATTGTCTTTCCAGCAACAGTTATTTTATTTATAGGTAACTATCCGAATACAAAATTAAAGCAATTTCTTCATACAATACAATGGATTGGAATTTATGCTATTTGGGAAGCGGTGTTTATTTACACAGGACATATTATATATCAATATGAATGGACTTTATGGTGGTCGATTGCCTTTCTCTGTGTTATGTTTCCGTTACTGAAGTTACACGAAACGAGACCATTACTAACATATTTCCTATCGGCACTTGTCGCAGTTGCCGTTCTATGGTGGTTTGAAGTTCCAGTGCATGTACCAGTGGAGGTGAGGAATCAAGTTTGA